In the genome of Tannockella kyphosi, one region contains:
- a CDS encoding DUF3791 domain-containing protein — protein sequence MSEKKELQFSIFILYSLADAWNMTPVSVYKILNTTGILDDYVIPCYDTLHTLGKEYLVEDITEFVREKGVRI from the coding sequence ATGTCAGAAAAAAAGGAATTACAATTTTCAATATTTATTTTATATAGTTTAGCTGATGCATGGAATATGACACCTGTATCTGTATATAAAATATTAAATACTACTGGAATTCTTGATGATTATGTGATTCCTTGTTATGATACTTTACACACATTAGGGAAAGAATATTTAGTAGAAGATATAACTGAATTTGTAAGGGAGAAAGGTGTTCGTATATGA
- a CDS encoding MATE family efflux transporter gives MNINSNEPVPKYVLKNTIPAILGMIMVLIYNMADLFFVGQTGDALQVTSVSLATPVFLVFISIGTIFGMGGASVISRALGADNKVYANKVASFAFGASVIVGIFVSILLCVFADDIAVKLGAASDTTVQMVSQYIFILAMSGPFIILQTCFSNILRAEGNVQKAMMGMLIGNIVNIVLDPIFILVLGMNVPGAAIATTIGNICSGLYYILFFVKRKSKLSISLKDFTVKEKVCRNVLAIGIPASLGIIFTTVSQIVINLLMSDYGELAVAGVGVSLKIILISWMLCVGLGQGVQPILGFCVGAKDWDRFLDILKFSLLFGLALGVVMTGFCYVGLTQIVGAFLADEEAFAYAYYFSQILLSTGCLLGVFNVLTNALGAMGAEKSSLVANACRQGIIFLPLILIMNYTMGIDGLLWAQPISDVLTLILTIILCMNIYKILRSKDKVVEKHHTNELGEQNVQSI, from the coding sequence ATGAACATAAATTCTAATGAACCAGTACCAAAATATGTGCTAAAAAACACAATCCCAGCAATTCTTGGTATGATAATGGTTCTCATCTACAATATGGCCGACCTATTTTTTGTGGGTCAAACGGGAGATGCACTTCAAGTTACATCTGTATCTCTAGCAACCCCTGTTTTCTTGGTATTTATTTCGATTGGTACCATTTTTGGCATGGGAGGTGCTTCAGTTATCTCTAGAGCGTTGGGGGCTGATAACAAAGTGTATGCTAATAAAGTAGCTTCGTTTGCTTTTGGGGCAAGTGTGATTGTCGGTATATTTGTTTCGATACTTTTATGCGTATTCGCAGACGATATTGCAGTAAAACTTGGTGCCGCCAGTGACACTACCGTGCAAATGGTTAGTCAGTATATTTTTATTCTTGCCATGAGTGGTCCGTTTATCATACTGCAAACTTGCTTTTCCAATATTCTAAGAGCAGAGGGAAATGTACAAAAAGCAATGATGGGTATGTTGATTGGGAATATTGTAAATATTGTGCTGGATCCAATTTTTATTTTGGTGTTAGGAATGAATGTACCTGGTGCGGCAATCGCAACAACTATCGGTAATATTTGCTCTGGACTGTATTATATTTTGTTCTTTGTAAAAAGAAAAAGTAAATTAAGCATCTCACTCAAAGATTTTACGGTGAAAGAAAAAGTATGTAGAAATGTGCTTGCTATTGGTATACCAGCCTCTCTTGGTATCATATTTACGACAGTATCGCAAATAGTAATCAATCTACTCATGTCAGACTATGGGGAACTTGCTGTTGCAGGTGTTGGTGTTTCCTTGAAGATTATTTTGATTAGTTGGATGCTATGTGTTGGTCTCGGTCAAGGGGTTCAACCAATTTTAGGTTTTTGTGTAGGAGCTAAAGACTGGGATAGATTTCTGGATATTCTGAAGTTTTCACTCCTGTTTGGTCTAGCCCTCGGTGTGGTCATGACCGGTTTTTGTTATGTAGGACTCACTCAGATTGTAGGTGCATTTTTAGCCGATGAAGAAGCATTTGCCTACGCATATTATTTCTCTCAAATCCTATTGAGTACGGGCTGTTTACTGGGTGTGTTCAACGTATTGACCAATGCGCTTGGTGCAATGGGTGCAGAAAAATCTTCGCTTGTGGCAAACGCGTGCCGTCAAGGTATTATTTTCTTGCCACTAATCTTGATTATGAATTACACCATGGGAATAGATGGCCTGTTATGGGCACAGCCAATTTCGGATGTCTTGACCCTTATTTTAACAATTATCTTGTGTATGAATATTTACAAAATATTACGTAGCAAAGACAAAGTAGTAGAAAAACATCATACTAATGAGTTAGGAGAACAAAATGTCCAGAGTATTTAA
- a CDS encoding NAD(P)/FAD-dependent oxidoreductase, translating into MKKLFSSGKIGDLEIRNRVVMPAMETGLNSINGEVTDRIVRYYEERAAGGCGLIITEITRVADGSGVGHPVQLNATAPGMIPGLERLANAVHRQGAKIFCQLHHPGREGKEMFSGEQIVGPSAIKSLANSEVPRELTEEEVAEIVGKFVMSAKMCEMAGIDGVELHGAHGYLIQQFMCEYSNQRTDKYGGSFLKRMQFPTEIIRGIRMACGDSFPVCIRINGDDFFEGGMTLDDAVEIAKHLEKVGFNAINVSAGGYAAPNESTEPISYDQGWKRHLGKTIKEAVSIPVIACDVIRKPAFAEKLLVEDNLDFVALGRAQLADPEWCNKSKKGLAEDIRPCISCLYCAEELGSARTIKCAVNPRCSFELVYGKMPVDGNGKRVVVIGGGPAGMQAAINLAQRNFKPVLFEKADKLGGQVFMASIPPHKEKLCWLIDSMALEMKKLKVDVRLNSEVSATDVAKMAPAAVFVATGGSPIKPPFRGVNLPNVYLVDDVLTNDFNITNKEFIVVGSGLTGLEVAEFLATKGNKVTVIEKEFDVAPGSGSGIGTDLSPNVVDVLKHLKELQVEVKTSTELCEIKEDKIIVNGDDGQMEIAAQAVVLSLGVRGDSKLIDSFKYQFDNNLYILGDANKAGRIADAVRSAYEAVYYLKADETNSVSLSQKLFTSSLVKPVIEADESVSANTSNSQQSDDTIKPRFSKDTKLGALMANEKAREILIKHFTEALINHPMIGFAKKMTLAKVVEMSDEIPEEVLIACDEELRKL; encoded by the coding sequence ATGAAGAAATTATTTAGTAGTGGTAAAATAGGTGACTTAGAGATTAGAAATAGAGTAGTGATGCCGGCAATGGAAACAGGCTTGAACTCTATCAATGGTGAAGTCACAGATCGAATTGTACGTTATTATGAAGAACGTGCTGCTGGTGGTTGTGGTTTGATTATTACAGAGATTACAAGAGTTGCAGATGGATCTGGTGTTGGTCATCCTGTCCAATTAAATGCAACAGCTCCTGGGATGATTCCTGGTCTTGAACGTCTTGCAAATGCTGTTCATCGTCAAGGAGCAAAAATATTTTGTCAATTGCATCACCCTGGTAGAGAAGGAAAAGAAATGTTTTCTGGGGAACAAATTGTTGGACCTTCTGCTATCAAATCTTTAGCAAACTCGGAAGTACCTAGAGAGCTTACAGAAGAAGAAGTTGCTGAAATTGTAGGTAAATTTGTTATGTCAGCTAAGATGTGTGAGATGGCTGGTATTGATGGAGTTGAATTACATGGAGCACACGGGTATCTTATTCAACAATTTATGTGTGAATACTCAAATCAAAGAACTGATAAATATGGTGGGAGCTTTCTAAAACGTATGCAATTCCCAACAGAAATTATTCGTGGTATTCGTATGGCTTGTGGAGATAGTTTCCCTGTTTGTATTCGAATTAATGGGGATGACTTTTTTGAAGGTGGGATGACTTTGGATGATGCTGTTGAAATTGCAAAGCATTTAGAAAAAGTTGGTTTTAATGCAATAAATGTTAGTGCGGGTGGATATGCTGCACCAAATGAATCAACAGAACCAATCTCTTATGATCAAGGATGGAAACGTCATTTAGGGAAAACAATCAAAGAAGCTGTATCCATTCCAGTTATTGCTTGTGATGTTATTAGAAAACCTGCTTTTGCAGAAAAGTTATTAGTAGAAGATAATCTAGACTTTGTAGCGCTAGGAAGAGCTCAATTAGCGGATCCTGAGTGGTGCAATAAGTCAAAAAAAGGACTAGCAGAAGATATTAGACCTTGTATATCTTGTCTATATTGTGCCGAAGAACTTGGTAGTGCTAGAACAATAAAATGTGCTGTTAATCCTCGTTGTTCATTTGAACTTGTATATGGGAAAATGCCAGTAGATGGTAATGGAAAACGTGTTGTTGTTATTGGTGGTGGTCCAGCTGGTATGCAAGCAGCTATTAACCTGGCGCAAAGAAATTTCAAACCTGTTTTATTTGAAAAAGCTGATAAACTTGGGGGTCAAGTATTCATGGCATCAATACCTCCTCATAAAGAGAAATTATGTTGGCTTATCGATAGTATGGCATTGGAAATGAAAAAATTAAAAGTTGATGTACGACTAAATAGTGAAGTAAGTGCAACTGATGTTGCTAAAATGGCACCTGCTGCTGTTTTTGTTGCAACTGGTGGTAGTCCAATCAAACCACCTTTCCGTGGTGTTAATCTTCCAAATGTATATTTGGTAGATGATGTACTAACAAATGATTTCAATATAACAAATAAAGAATTTATTGTAGTAGGTTCAGGATTAACAGGATTAGAAGTTGCTGAATTCCTTGCGACAAAAGGAAATAAAGTTACTGTGATAGAAAAAGAATTTGATGTAGCTCCAGGAAGTGGTAGTGGTATCGGTACTGATTTATCACCAAATGTTGTAGATGTGCTAAAACATCTAAAAGAACTACAAGTAGAAGTTAAAACATCTACTGAACTTTGTGAAATAAAAGAAGATAAAATTATTGTAAATGGTGATGATGGACAAATGGAAATAGCCGCACAAGCAGTAGTTCTATCGCTAGGGGTACGAGGAGACAGTAAACTAATAGATTCATTTAAATATCAATTTGATAATAATTTATATATCTTAGGTGATGCTAACAAGGCAGGTAGAATTGCAGATGCAGTGCGTAGTGCTTATGAAGCTGTTTATTACTTAAAAGCAGATGAAACTAATTCAGTGAGTTTATCACAAAAATTATTCACTTCATCACTTGTAAAACCAGTGATAGAAGCTGATGAAAGCGTAAGCGCAAATACATCAAATTCACAACAAAGTGATGATACTATAAAACCAAGATTTAGCAAGGATACAAAACTTGGAGCATTAATGGCAAATGAAAAAGCAAGAGAAATCTTAATTAAACATTTTACAGAAGCTCTAATTAATCATCCTATGATTGGTTTTGCTAAAAAAATGACACTTGCAAAAGTGGTAGAAATGTCTGATGAAATACCAGAAGAAGTATTAATTGCTTGTGATGAAGAGTTAAGAAAACTATAA
- a CDS encoding MarR family winged helix-turn-helix transcriptional regulator — MRYEKHFLYCFRQISEKIEKKGNVKLKDLDLTITQGHILAYLRHKEEFQASYKEIEAVAKVAQSSAASMIARLEAHGFVRTFTNEADRRIKLLELTERGKSCTEAAGECMDELQEELFEKFTEKETETLFALLHKIID; from the coding sequence ATGAGATATGAAAAACATTTTTTGTATTGTTTTAGACAAATTAGTGAGAAGATAGAGAAAAAAGGGAATGTGAAATTAAAAGATTTAGATCTTACCATAACACAAGGTCATATACTAGCATATTTGCGACATAAAGAAGAATTCCAAGCATCTTACAAAGAGATAGAAGCAGTTGCTAAAGTTGCTCAGTCTAGCGCAGCAAGCATGATTGCACGTCTTGAAGCTCATGGATTTGTGAGAACATTTACAAATGAAGCAGATAGAAGAATTAAATTACTAGAGTTAACCGAACGTGGTAAATCTTGTACAGAGGCTGCTGGTGAATGCATGGATGAGCTTCAAGAAGAACTATTTGAAAAGTTTACAGAGAAAGAAACAGAAACATTATTTGCATTATTGCATAAGATAATTGATTAA
- a CDS encoding AAA family ATPase, translating to MKRTIMESLRNWKDNENKKPLIVKGVRQCGKTFILKEFGKEYYNDMVYINFEENESLKSIFEIDFNTTRILFELGLFVGKTIKPNNTLIVFDEVQECGRAITSLKYFCENAPSYHIVCAGSLLSIALNKPLSFPVGKVEFLTMYPMNFTEFLHANCQDMLADYTSSFLKNDKVPEDVGVKTEVEMKNNIQRVDKKRSEYYEHYTDQEWIDMSNYNQCIDISKVGVKGAVELI from the coding sequence ATGAAAAGAACAATTATGGAATCTTTGCGAAATTGGAAAGATAATGAAAATAAAAAACCTTTAATTGTTAAGGGTGTTCGCCAATGTGGAAAAACATTTATATTAAAAGAATTTGGTAAAGAATATTATAATGATATGGTTTATATCAATTTTGAAGAAAATGAAAGTTTAAAATCAATTTTTGAAATTGATTTTAATACTACAAGAATTTTATTTGAATTAGGTCTTTTTGTTGGTAAAACTATAAAACCTAACAATACATTAATTGTTTTTGATGAGGTTCAGGAGTGTGGTCGTGCAATTACTTCACTTAAATATTTTTGTGAAAATGCACCTTCGTATCATATAGTATGTGCTGGTTCTCTTTTGAGTATTGCTCTTAATAAACCGTTATCCTTTCCAGTTGGTAAGGTGGAATTTTTGACAATGTATCCGATGAATTTTACAGAATTCTTACATGCAAATTGTCAAGATATGTTAGCGGATTACACTTCATCTTTTTTGAAAAATGATAAAGTACCGGAAGATGTAGGGGTTAAAACAGAAGTTGAAATGAAGAATAATATTCAACGTGTTGACAAAAAACGTTCAGAGTATTATGAACATTATACAGATCAAGAATGGATAGATATGAGCAATTATAATCAATGTATTGATATATCGAAAGTTGGTGTAAAAGGTGCTGTGGAGCTTATTTAA
- a CDS encoding DUF3990 domain-containing protein produces MVVRSNQKYDIIIGNVADDDVFKTVDMYFRGLWSKKKVHKILVFKKSSEVKSYDK; encoded by the coding sequence ATGGTAGTACGCAGTAACCAAAAATATGATATTATCATTGGTAATGTCGCTGATGATGATGTTTTTAAAACGGTTGATATGTATTTTAGAGGTTTGTGGTCGAAGAAAAAAGTGCATAAAATATTAGTATTTAAAAAATCAAGTGAGGTAAAATCATATGACAAATAA